In Camelina sativa cultivar DH55 chromosome 16, Cs, whole genome shotgun sequence, a single window of DNA contains:
- the LOC104749658 gene encoding probable CCR4-associated factor 1 homolog 7, which yields MSLFAKEDSIQIREVCRENLESEMCLIRAAVDDFPFVGMVCRPVVSDFPEIVLGTFNTLTEYNYETLKTNVNNIVEMLQLGLTLSDENGNLPTCETDKYCTWQFNIRNVAENNQTGIDPEEFANLMMSSGTVLNESVHWVTFHGGYDVGYLLKLLTNQNLPETQSGFFEMISLYFPRVYDVKHLMKFCNDAYGDLNYLAELLDVERVGISHQAGSDSLLTSCTFRKLQEVFFIGSIEKYSGVLFGLGVVTNG from the coding sequence atgtcgTTGTTTGCGAAGGAAGATTCGATTCAAATCCGTGAGGTGTGTAGGGAAAATCTAGAATCAGAGATGTGTCTGATTCGAGCAGCGGTGGATGATTTCCCGTTCGTCGGAATGGTGTGTAGACCAGTCGTCAGCGATTTTCCAGAAATCGTGTTAGGAACTTTCAATACCCTAACCGAGTACAACTACGAAACCCTAAAAACGAACGTCAACAATATTGTCGAAATGCTTCAGCTCGGACTCACTCTCTCCGACGAGAATGGAAACCTCCCAACTTGTGAGACTGACAAATACTGTACCTGGCAGTTCAATATCCGCAACGTCGCTGAAAACAACCAAACCGGTATAGATCCCGAAGAATTCGCCAACCTTATGATGTCCTCTGGGACTGTGTTGAACGAAAGCGTCCACTGGGTTACATTCCACGGCGGATACGATGTCGGGTACTTGCTCAAGCTCCTCACTAATCAGAATCTTCCAGAGACGCAATCGGGATTCTTTGAGATGATCAGTTTGTATTTCCCTAGAGTTTACGACGTCAAACACTTGATGAAGTTCTGCAACGATGCTTATGGAGATCTCAACTATTTGGCTGAGCTGCTCGATGTGGAGAGAGTTGGGATTTCTCACCAGGCCGGATCAGACAGCTTGTTGACGTCCTGTACATTCAGAAAGCTGCAGGAGGTTTTCTTCATTGGTTCTATTGAGAAATATTCTGGTGTTTTGTTTGGATTAGGTGTTGTCACCAATGGTTAG
- the LOC104749660 gene encoding 40S ribosomal protein S12-2, producing MSGDEAVAPVVPPVAEAAAIPEDMDLMTAVQLTIRKSRAYGGVVRGLHESAKLIEKRVTQLCVLAEDCNQPDYVKLVKALCADHNINLLTVPSAKTLGEWAGLCKIDSEGNARKVVGCSCLVIKDYGEETTALNIVKKHIESN from the exons ATGTCAGG TGATGAGGCTGTTGCTCCAGTTGTTCCTCCGGTTGCTGAGGCAGCTGCGATCCCAGAGGACATGGATTTGATGACTGCAGTGCAGTTGACAATCAGGAAATCTCGTGCTTATGGTGGTGTTGTTCGTGGTCTCCATGAAAGTGCTAAGCTTATTGAGAAGCGTGTTACTCAGCTCTGTGTGTTGGCTGAGGACTGTAACCAGCCTGATTATGTCAAGCTGGTTAAAGCTCTTTGCGCTGACCACAACATCAACTTGCTTACAGTTCCAAGTGCCAAAACCCTCGGTGAATGGGCTGGT CTTTGCAAGATTGATTCAGAGGGCAATGCTAGGAAGGTTGTTGGATGCTCATGTCTTGTAATCAAG GACTACGGTGAGGAGACAACTGCCCTAAACATCGTCAAGAAGCATATTGAATCTAACTAA
- the LOC104753337 gene encoding coiled-coil domain-containing protein 94 homolog, translated as MGERKVLHKYYPTNSDPSNVLRIQIPKNQQNKVRAMLPFPIRCNTCGNYMKAGTRINCLQEEVTGETYLVIKIYRFYFKCSKCCAELILKTDPKNSSFVVESGATRVTSLAEQHDEEKQADESEDTMNSLD; from the coding sequence ATGGGTGAAAGAAAGGTCTTACACAAATATTATCCAACAAACTCTGATCCGAGCAATGTTCTCCGGATCCAAATACCCAAGAATCAGCAAAACAAGGTTAGAGCGATGCTTCCGTTTCCAATTCGATGCAACACATGTGGGAACTACATGAAGGCAGGTACCAGAATCAACTGCCTTCAAGAAGAAGTAACCGGAGAAACCTACTTAGTCATTAAGATCTATAGGTTTTACTTCAAGTGCAGTAAATGTTGCGCGGAGCTGATATTGAAGACCGATCCAAAGAATTCGAGTTTTGTGGTCGAATCAGGTGCAACTCGCGTTACTAGCCTTGCTGAACAACACGATGAGGAGAAGCAAGCCGATGAGAGTGAAGATACTATGAATTCTTTAGATTAA
- the LOC104749661 gene encoding folate-biopterin transporter 1, chloroplastic — translation MASRNLFSIPISPSQITVLPSTFLSSANNGTRRLSIAARSHRRKIRRRPPDRDMSSIVSMSDLPPRRRNSEESLLLDSRISVAEGDVSNTDVEGDRDTSSSSVIRTQPPRNNNKGRSLSSRTMFYGVELSPDNVAVAMVYFVQGVLGLARLAVSFYLKDDLHLDPAETAVITGLSSLPWLVKPLYGFISDSVPLFGYRRRSYLVLSGLLGAFSWSLMAGFVDSKYSAAFCILLGSLSVAFSDVVVDSMVVERARGESQSVSGSLQSLCWGSSAFGGIVSSYFSGSLVESYGVRFVFGVTALLPLITSAVAVLVNEQRVVKPALGRKENVTLISPGFLQTSKQNMIQLWSAIKQPNVFLPTLFIFLWQATPHSDSAMFYFTTNKLGFTPEFLGRVKFVTSIASLLGVGLYNGFLKTVPLRKIFLATTVFGTGLGMTQVILVSGFNRQLGISDEWFAIGDSLILTVLAQASFMPVLVLAARLCPEGMEATLFATLMSISNGGSVLGGLMGAGLTQVFGITKDSFGNLSTLIILCNLSSLLPLPLLGLLPGDSPDTITKDDADIEMKSN, via the exons atggcgAGTCGCAATCTTTTCTCTATCCCAATCTCACCTTCCCAAATTACAGTTTTGCCATCCACCTTCCTTTCCTCCGCCAACAACGGGACACGTCGCCTTTCAATCGCCGCCCGATCTCACCGCCGGAAGATTCGTAGGAGACCTCCTGACAGAGATATGTCCTCCATAGTTTCAATGTCGGACCTTCCTCCTCGCCGGCGTAATTCCGAGGAAAGCCTTCTTCTAGATTCTAGGATCA GTGTAGCTGAAGGAGATGTATCGAATACGGATGTAGAAGGAGACAGAgatacttcttcttctagtgTTATTAGAACACAGCCTCCCCGTAACAATAATAAAGGAAGAAGTCTTAGTAGCAGAACCATGTTTTACGGTGTTGAATTATCACCGGACAATGTTGCTGTAGCTATGGTGTATTTTGTTCAAGGTGTTTTAGGACTCGCTAGGCTAGCTGTTAGTTTCTATTTGAAAGATGACTTGCATCTTGATCCTGCTGAG ACAGCTGTGATAACGGGTCTTTCTTCATTGCCATGGCTTGTTAAGCCTCTTTACGGTTTTATCAG TGATTCCGTGCCTTTATTTGGCTATCGGAGGAGGTCGTACCTGGTTCTTTCCGGACTTCTTGGTGCATTTTCGTGGAGTTTGATGGCCGGTTTTGTTGACAGTAAATATAGTGCTGCTTTTTGTATACTTCTTGGTTCCCTCTCTGTCGCCTTTTCTGATGTT GTAGTAGACTCGATGGTAGTGGAACGGGCTCGCGGTGAGTCACAAAGCGTGTCAGGATCTCTGCAGTCTTTGTGCTGGGGATCCTCAGCTTTTGGTGGAATTGTGAGTTCCTACTTTAGTGGCTCCCTGGTGGAGTCATATGGTGTAAG GTTTGTATTTGGGGTGACAGCTTTACTACCTTTGATAACTTCAGCAGTTGCTGTTCTCGTGAACGAGCAACGTGTGGTCAAACCAGCATTAGGGCGGAAAGAGAACGTAACATTGATCAGTCCTGGCTTTCTTCAGACCTCAAAGCAGAACATGATTCAGCTATGGAGTGCCATTAAGCAACCGAACGTTTTTCTCCCGACCTTATTTATCTTCTTATGGCAAGCCACACCACACTCAGATTCTGCAATGTTTTACTTCAC AACGAACAAACTTGGCTTTACTCCGGAGTTTCTGGGACGAGTTAAATTTGTGACCTCAATTGCATCGTTGCTCGGAGTAGGACTGTACAATGGATTCCTGAAGACTGTTCCACTGAGAAAAATCTTTCTCGCGACGACAGTTTTTGGCACGGGTCTTGGAATGACTCAG GTTATCCTTGTGTCAGGTTTTAACAGACAGTTGGGAATTAGCGACGAGTGGTTTGCTATCGGAGACTCTCTAATCCTAACAGTCCTCGCTCAG GCTTCATTCATGCCGGTTCTTGTGTTAGCAGCGAGACTGTGTCCAGAAGGAATGGAAGCAACTCTCTTCGCTACACTCATGTCAATCTCTAATGGAGGCAGTGTTCTAGGTGGACTTATGGGTGCAGGGCTGACTCAAGTATTCGGCATCACAAAAGACAGTTTCGGTAACCTATCAACGCTTATTATTCTCTGCAATCTCAGCTCATTGCTGCCTCTGCCTCTTCTCGGTCTTTTACCAGGAGATTCTCCGGACACTATTACGAAAGATGATGCAGACATTGAGATGAAGTCGAATTAA
- the LOC104753338 gene encoding uncharacterized protein At1g43920, Chloroplastic-like, with translation MELSSGSSSSSRYGGRKVCDCGLPAKIFKSKMARNPHRKFFGCELYKEGGNVHCKFFRWVDEEEVKGWPRQALVEAQAEINEKNRMISQLKSTIMELRDELEKHQLEMSLKNVEMETTMYRQGIIITGLTGLLVCTIGAIVFG, from the exons ATGGAATTAAGCTCGGGATCCTCCAGTAGCAGCAGATATGGAGGGCGAAAAGTCTGTGATTGTGGATTACCGGCTAAGATTTTCAAATCTAAAATGGCGAGGAATCCACATCGAAAGTTCTTTGGGTGTGAGTTGTACAAG GAAGGTGGTAACGTACACTGCAAATTCTTTAGGtgggttgatgaagaagaggtgaaAGGCTGGCCCAGACAAGCGTTGGTAGAAGCTCAAGCAGAAATTAACGAGAAGAATAGGATGATAAGTCAACTAAAATCGACAATCATGGAGCTTCGTGATGAGTTGGAGAAGCATCAATTGGAGATGTCATTAAAGAATGTTGAGATGGAAACAACTATGTATCGTCAAGGCATTATCATCACTGGATTGACAGGATTGCTGGTATGCACCATTGGAGCCATTGTCTTTGGTTGA
- the LOC104749662 gene encoding uncharacterized protein LOC104749662 produces MSMEIDSSKSAVTSSPPEKIHVRPMTLSDIDDFMVWATDSKVTRYCTWKPHTSKEATISYLNNVVLPHPWLRAICLENDRPIGSISVTPVDEIRGEIGYLIGSKYWGKGIATEAVRLVAAEIFKDKPEMERLEALVDVDNVGSQKVLEKVGFVREGVMRKFMYLKGNVRDMVMFSLLPSDSLH; encoded by the coding sequence atgTCAATGGAGATCGACTCATCTAAATCCGCCGTGACTTCCTCACCGCCGGAGAAAATCCATGTCCGACCAATGACTCTCTCCGACATAGACGACTTCATGGTTTGGGCCACTGACTCAAAGGTCACACGCTATTGCACGTGGAAGCCTCACACGAGCAAAGAAGCCACGATCTCATACTTAAACAACGTCGTGTTGCCACACCCTTGGCTCAGAGCTATCTGCTTAGAAAACGACCGTCCGATCGGCTCGATCTCCGTCACACCAGTCGATGAGATCAGAGGAGAGATAGGTTATCTCATCGGGAGCAAGTATTGGGGGAAAGGGATCGCGACGGAGGCTGTGAGGCTTGTGGCGGCGGAGATATTCAAGGACAAGCCGGAGATGGAGAGGCTTGAAGCACTTGTCGACGTTGATAATGTCGGATCTCAAAAGGTTCTTGAAAAAGTTGGGTTTGTGAGAGAAGGGGTGATGAGGAAATTTATGTATCTAAAAGGAAACGTTAGAGATATGGTCATGTTTAGTTTATTGCCTTCTGATTCTTTGCACTGA
- the LOC104749663 gene encoding uncharacterized protein LOC104749663: MDLQETQTSMSFLPPGRVSLRSMTLSDVDDYMVWATDPEVARFCTWEPCTSRDEAIKYITDRVLTHPWLRAICIEDDRPIGYILIMAVDNIRKEIGYVLARKYWGKGFATEAVRLVTAEIFKEFPEIERVEALVDVENVGSQKVLEKVGFTREGVMRKFLYIKGSVRDTVMFSFLPTDTMK, translated from the coding sequence ATGGACTTACAAGAAACGCAAACAAGCATGAGCTTTTTGCCTCCGGGAAGAGTATCACTCCGGTCGATGACTCTCTCCGACGTCGACGACTACATGGTTTGGGCAACAGACCCTGAAGTGGCACGCTTCTGCACTTGGGAGCCGTGCACGAGCAGAGACGAAGCCATCAAATACATAACCGATCGTGTCTTGACACACCCTTGGCTCCGAGCCATCTGCATAGAAGACGACCGTCCTATCGGCTACATCTTGATCATGGCGGTGGATAACATCAGAAAAGAGATAGGTTATGTCCTAGCGAGAAAGTATTGGGGAAAAGGGTTTGCGACGGAGGCAGTGAGGCTAGTGACGGCGGAGATATTTAAAGAATTTCCAGAGATTGAGAGGGTTGAGGCACTTGTCGATGTGGAAAATGTTGGATCTCAAAAGGTTCTTGAGAAAGTTGGGTTTACTAGAGAAGGTGTGATGAGGAAGTTTCTATATATCAAGGGAAGTGTAAGAGACACTGTTATGTTTAGTTTCTTGCCTACTGATACTATGAAGTAA
- the LOC104753339 gene encoding putative F-box protein At2g19630, protein MEIFSRLPAKSIARCRCVSKLWNAVLRRPDFTELYLTRSSPRPQLLFIFRDKEDAFVFFSTQHPQNPVDNSSFAVAASRFNPSLRLYDFVGASNGFVLLRGVKTTANHKVLLLSLLFNPSTGQSLLLPEAKPEVKPKCNMLGRKMVKFMGYDPVKKQFKVLFITMSGANEDYERYDAFQVLTLGGTGKPSWRIVECCLPHVPRPGGICIDGVFYYIGTVDRSSVQCFVVCFDFTSEKLSFLNLIGPMQDATTLINYNGKLGSLMSKYFYGRDTSFDLWVLQDLEKKEWSKHVFVLHPPVWQHVVKETELRCFGVVGTTEFVFVPTFLWNPFYVFYYNVEKKTVVRVGVRGMGEFNGYGVDNFSNHVENVELIRAF, encoded by the coding sequence ATGGAGATATTCTCGAGGTTGCCGGCGAAGTCTATAGCCAGATGTCGGTGCGTGTCGAAGCTCTGGAACGCCGTACTACGCCGCCCAGATTTCACGGAGCTGTACTTGACCAGATCTTCTCCCCGCCCGCAGCTCTTGTTCATCTTCCGAGACAAAGAGGATgcgttcgtcttcttctccacaCAGCATCCTCAAAACCCTGTTGATAACTCGTCCTTTGCTGTAGCCGCCAGTCGTTTTAACCCTTCCCTCAGATTATATGATTTCGTTGGTGCTAGTAACGGCTTTGTCCTTCTCAGAGGTGTCAAGACAACTGCTAATCATAAAGTGCTACTGTTGTCGTTGCTATTTAACCCCAGCACCGGACAATCCTTACTTTTACCGGAAGCGAAGCCGGAAGTGAAGCCCAAGTGCAATATGCTTGGGCGGAAAATGGTTAAGTTTATGGGGTATGATCCAGTTAAGAAACAGTTCAAGGTATTGTTCATTACCATGTCAGGTGCAAATGAAGATTATGAGAGATATGACGCGTTTCAAGTTCTGACACTAGGAGGAACTGGGAAACCATCATGGAGAATTGTCGAATGTTGCTTACCCCATGTTCCCAGACCTGGAGGGATATGCATCGATGGTGTCTTTTACTATATAGGTACTGTCGACAGGTCTTCCGTCCAATGTTTTgtagtttgttttgattttacttcTGAGAAGTTGAGCTTTCTTAACCTCATTGGACCGATGCAAGATGCAACTACTCTGATAAATTACAATGGCAAACTAGGTTCCCTTATGTCTAAGTATTTTTATGGGAGAGATACAAGTTTTGACTTGTGGGTTCTCCAAGACTTGGAAAAAAAGGAATGGTCCAAGCATGTTTTTGTGTTACATCCTCCTGTTTGGCAACATGTAGTTAAGGAGACCGAATTACGCTGTTTTGGAGTGGTTGGTACAACTGAATTTGTGTTTGTGCCGACATTTCTGTGGAATCCTTTCTATGTTTTCTACTACAATGTCGAGAAGAAGACTGTCGTAAGAGTTGGAGTTAGAGGAATGGGAGAGTTTAATGGTTATGGTGTTGACAACTTTTCAAATCATGTAGAGAATGTGGAGCTTATTCGAGCATTTTAG